One genomic window of Parasteatoda tepidariorum isolate YZ-2023 chromosome 9, CAS_Ptep_4.0, whole genome shotgun sequence includes the following:
- the LOC107446745 gene encoding small ribosomal subunit protein uS9m, whose product MISCINRSAVCASKLHRSVFVPCNCSVFQRFKSEVATSLPDNIPILKAAVSSSSAALRVKTINKAMKAYLERAKNYENFLKVKSDEYEIGRQHLANMMGLEAGTMTQEDVDKAIAYLLPSGLYEKKARPMMKPPAQMFPKEKAAQFDMDGRPFSPFFYTRKSNYHTALHQIVGKFHELDQFEDKMIARGILEPPPEKLLNLSGGEWFSIDEMKNMFLENINEVEYSFLIQTLERLCSHPYSFRVKEDICKYRRELQDIVSMTEVPDLMYDENGRPYMEAIGIRKFCHAKVTVRGNGTGKVKINDGDVFYLDRLEDREQVMYPLVFTKMLGLVDIEVDVTGNGEKARAGAIRLGIALCLRSFVPDDVEKMRIAGLLTRDRRVRGRKIYGQKGCRAKFTWKKR is encoded by the coding sequence atgatttccTGTATCAATCGCAGTGCTGTATGTGCCTCCAAGTTACACCGTTCAGTGTTCGTGCCATGTAACTGCTCAGTTTTTCAACGTTTTAAATCGGAAGTTGCAACATCTCTTCCTGATAATATTCCTATTTTAAAAGCTGCAGTTTCAAGTTCTTCTGCTGCTCTTCGTgtcaaaacaatcaataaagCTATGAAAGCTTACTTGGAAAGAgctaaaaactatgaaaactttttaaaagtgaaaagcGACGAGTATGAAATAGGCCGGCAGCATTTAGCAAACATGATGGGTTTAGAAGCTGGAACTATGACACAAGAAGACGTGGACAAAGCCATTGCATATCTCTTACCATCTGGATTATATGAAAAGAAAGCAAGACCGATGATGAAACCACCTGCCCAAATGTTTCCTAAAGAAAAAGCAGCTCAGTTTGATATGGATGGCCGACCGTTTAGTCCATTTTTTTACACGAGAAAAAGTAATTACCATACAGCTTTGCATCAAATTGTTGGAAAGTTTCACGAGCTTGATCAGTTTGAAGATAAAATGATAGCCAGAGGTATATTAGAACCACCGCCAGAAAAACTCTTAAATCTGAGCGGAGGAGAATGGTTTTCAAtcgatgaaatgaaaaatatgtttctagaAAACATCAATGAAGTGGAATATTCATTTCTCATTCAAACTCTGGAACGCTTATGCAGTCACCCATATTCATTTCGGGTTAAGGAAGACATATGTAAATACAGACGGGAATTACAGGACATTGTGTCAATGACTGAAGTTCCAGACCTTATGTACGATGAAAATGGCCGGCCTTACATGGAGGCCATTGGTATAAGAAAGTTCTGCCATGCTAAAGTGACAGTGAGGGGCAATGGTACTGGTAAAGTCAAAATCAACGATGGTGATGTATTTTACTTAGATCGTTTGGAAGACAGAGAACAGGTTATGTATCCCCTTGTGTTCACCAAAATGTTAGGTCTGGTTGACATTGAGGTTGATGTAACTGGAAATGGGGAGAAAGCAAGAGCGGGAGCAATACGATTGGGTATCGCATTGTGTTTGAGAAGTTTCGTGCCCGATGATGTCGAAAAAATGAGAATAGCCGGCCTGTTGACGAGAGATAGGAGAGTGAGAGGGCGAAAGATATATGGTCAAAAAGGTTGTAGAGCTAAGTTCACATGGAAGAAAAGATAG